Proteins encoded together in one Bradyrhizobium sp. PSBB068 window:
- a CDS encoding sulfate adenylyltransferase subunit 2 translates to MDHLDELEAQSIYILREAFARLKKLALLWSLGKDSNVMIWLARKAFFGRVPFPAMHVDTGKKFPEMYAFRDRFAKEWDLDLRVEPCPPIDSVDPTLPPAARSAARKTEGLKLALNKYGFDGLIAGIRRDEEATRAKERVFSPRGTEGEWDVRDQPPEFWDHFNASPPQGAHLRIHPILHWTEADIWAYTKREGIPIIPLYLAKDGKRYRSLGDQDITNPVASTASNIDEILAELDATKIPERAGRALDHETEDAFERLRVAGYL, encoded by the coding sequence ATGGACCATCTCGACGAGCTGGAAGCCCAGAGCATCTACATCCTGCGCGAGGCGTTCGCCCGGCTGAAGAAGCTGGCGCTGCTGTGGTCGCTCGGCAAAGATTCCAACGTGATGATCTGGCTGGCGCGCAAGGCGTTTTTCGGCCGCGTTCCGTTCCCGGCAATGCATGTCGATACGGGTAAGAAGTTTCCCGAGATGTATGCGTTCCGCGACCGTTTCGCGAAGGAATGGGACCTCGACCTCCGCGTCGAGCCCTGCCCGCCGATCGACAGCGTCGACCCGACCCTGCCGCCGGCCGCACGTTCCGCCGCGCGCAAGACCGAGGGTCTGAAGCTTGCACTTAATAAGTATGGCTTCGACGGGCTGATCGCCGGCATCCGCCGCGACGAAGAGGCGACCCGCGCCAAGGAACGCGTGTTCTCGCCGCGCGGCACCGAAGGCGAATGGGACGTCCGCGACCAGCCGCCGGAGTTCTGGGATCACTTCAACGCCTCGCCGCCGCAAGGCGCGCATCTGCGCATCCATCCGATCCTGCATTGGACCGAGGCCGACATCTGGGCCTACACCAAGCGCGAAGGCATTCCGATCATCCCGCTCTATCTCGCCAAGGACGGCAAGCGTTACCGCTCGCTGGGGGATCAGGACATCACCAACCCGGTTGCATCCACCGCATCCAACATCGACGAGATCCTCGCCGAGCTCGACGCCACCAAGATCCCGGAGCGCGCCGGCCGCGCGCTCGATCACGAAACCGAGGATGCGTTCGAGCGGCTGCGCGTCGCCGGCTATCTCTGA
- the cobA gene encoding uroporphyrinogen-III C-methyltransferase, with protein MRYLPVFLDLQSGKVLLIGAGELVRAKLRLLAAAGARVRWYATDGDHDLAGIAVEDAARIERAEGDPLAADLSDVIAILCAGAGDIGVPMSVRARAVGLPVNVMDDLVHSTFIMPAIVDRGDVVVAVGTGGTSPVVARRIREKIEAALPARIGDLAGFIGRVRKSMHARIDEFPLRRRFWERIIDGPIGALVLAGRNDDAEQALKAIEDPAAFAGADTEGKAVGHVTLVGAGPGDPDLLTVKALRALQDADVVFYDELVSVEILDRVRRDAARIPVGRRVGKPGIGQDATNRLIIEAAQSGQRAVRLKGGDPFIFGRGGEEVEALRDAGVAYSIIPGVSAGLGAAAQFEVPLTFRHEALRITFLTAHKARDAEVVDWSVLTDTKMTVVVYMGMTAAPAIREGLLAAGRSPETPVGVFARVTRPDAKAAVGTLARLPELVKQVDGGPAVLIIGDVVAHSAPWSRSNVTQLFSNQMFSELLKAAE; from the coding sequence ATGCGATACCTGCCCGTATTTCTGGACCTCCAAAGCGGCAAGGTGCTCCTGATTGGCGCCGGCGAGCTTGTGCGCGCCAAGTTGCGGCTGCTTGCAGCAGCAGGCGCGCGGGTCCGTTGGTATGCGACCGACGGCGATCATGATCTCGCCGGCATCGCGGTGGAGGACGCTGCCCGCATCGAACGTGCCGAGGGAGATCCGCTTGCGGCCGATCTCTCTGACGTCATTGCGATTCTCTGTGCGGGGGCAGGCGACATCGGCGTTCCGATGTCGGTGCGCGCGAGAGCGGTCGGCCTGCCGGTCAACGTGATGGACGACCTTGTGCACTCCACCTTCATCATGCCGGCGATCGTCGATCGCGGTGATGTGGTGGTCGCGGTCGGCACTGGCGGCACGTCGCCGGTGGTGGCTCGCCGCATCCGCGAGAAGATCGAGGCGGCGCTGCCGGCACGGATCGGCGATCTCGCCGGCTTCATCGGCCGCGTCCGCAAATCAATGCATGCCCGCATCGACGAGTTTCCGCTGCGCCGCCGCTTCTGGGAGCGCATCATTGACGGTCCGATCGGTGCGCTGGTGCTGGCCGGCCGCAACGATGATGCCGAGCAGGCGCTGAAGGCGATCGAAGATCCTGCCGCATTTGCTGGCGCCGATACGGAAGGCAAGGCTGTCGGTCATGTGACGCTGGTCGGCGCCGGTCCCGGCGATCCGGATCTGCTGACAGTGAAAGCGCTGCGCGCGCTGCAGGATGCCGACGTCGTGTTCTATGACGAATTGGTGTCAGTTGAAATTCTGGACCGCGTCAGGCGCGATGCCGCGCGGATTCCGGTCGGTCGCCGTGTCGGCAAGCCCGGCATCGGCCAGGACGCCACCAACCGCCTGATCATCGAGGCGGCGCAGTCGGGGCAGCGCGCGGTGCGGCTGAAGGGCGGCGATCCCTTTATCTTCGGCCGCGGCGGCGAGGAAGTCGAAGCGCTGCGCGACGCCGGCGTCGCCTACTCGATTATTCCTGGCGTCTCCGCCGGTCTCGGCGCAGCCGCGCAATTCGAGGTGCCGCTGACCTTCCGGCACGAGGCGCTGCGCATCACCTTCCTGACCGCGCACAAGGCGCGCGATGCCGAGGTCGTCGACTGGTCCGTGCTGACCGACACCAAGATGACCGTCGTGGTCTATATGGGCATGACCGCCGCGCCCGCGATCCGCGAAGGCCTGCTCGCCGCCGGCCGCTCGCCGGAGACGCCGGTCGGCGTGTTCGCGCGCGTGACGCGGCCCGACGCCAAGGCTGCCGTCGGCACGTTGGCGCGGCTGCCAGAACTCGTCAAACAGGTCGACGGCGGTCCCGCCGTCCTCATCATCGGCGATGTGGTCGCGCATTCCGCGCCGTGGAGCCGATCCAACGTCACCCAACTGTTCTCCAACCAGATGTTCTCCGAACTGCTGAAAGCTGCCGAATGA
- a CDS encoding DUF2849 domain-containing protein, which yields MTSPLEQKKIKITGPSMVTANRTWDGAVVYRTAKQGWSTELADSAIVTTSDEARALLAEATADDVGAVGPYIAPVELKDGGKVKPGNLREHIRAKGVTIDLQVPA from the coding sequence ATGACCTCTCCGCTTGAACAGAAGAAAATCAAGATCACGGGCCCCTCGATGGTCACCGCCAACCGGACCTGGGACGGTGCCGTGGTGTACCGAACCGCCAAGCAGGGCTGGTCCACCGAACTCGCCGACTCCGCGATCGTGACCACGTCCGACGAGGCCCGCGCGCTGCTGGCCGAAGCCACCGCCGACGACGTCGGCGCGGTGGGTCCCTACATTGCACCGGTCGAGCTGAAGGACGGCGGCAAGGTCAAGCCCGGCAATCTCCGCGAACATATCCGCGCCAAGGGCGTCACCATCGATCTCCAGGTTCCCGCGTAA
- a CDS encoding nitrite/sulfite reductase — protein MYAYDELDRTLINERVSEFRDQVKRRLSGELTEDEFKILRLQNGVYLQLHAYMFRVAIPYGTLSSKQLRRLAHVARRYDRGYGHFTTRQNIQFNWIKLAELPDALADLAEVGIHAMQTSGNNMRNVTSDQWAGVAPGEIEDPRIWSEIIRQHTTLHPEFSFLPRKFKIAITASEHDRAAIKVHDIGLRLHKNADGETGFEVLVGGGLGRTPFIAKTIKPFVSGRDILSYIEAILRVYNQYGRRDNIYKARIKILVHELGIEKFAKEVDEEWKAMGDVGLTLDHAAIEEVRSRFSYPAYEKLPHMPDELKQAANDPLFERWRKNSVFPHKVQGYSIVVLSLKPVGGPPGDATAEQMDAVADLADKYSFGEIRVGHEQNLALPHVAKRDLPALFKALDRLGLATPNVNLVTDIIACPGLDYCSLANARSIPIAQELTRRFANHDTADLIGRLHINISGCINACGHHHVGHIGILGVEKNGEEFYQITIGGRADENAQLGTLIGPAVPYAEVADVIEDIVEAYLALRDRPEELFVDTVKRLGVEPIRERVYATR, from the coding sequence ATGTATGCTTATGACGAACTCGACCGCACGCTGATCAACGAGCGTGTTTCGGAATTCCGCGACCAGGTGAAGCGCCGCCTTTCCGGCGAGCTCACCGAGGATGAATTCAAGATCCTGCGCCTGCAGAACGGCGTGTATCTGCAGCTGCACGCCTACATGTTCCGGGTCGCGATCCCCTACGGCACGCTGTCGTCGAAGCAGCTGCGCCGGCTCGCCCATGTCGCGCGCCGCTACGACCGCGGCTACGGCCACTTCACCACCCGGCAGAACATCCAGTTCAACTGGATCAAGCTCGCCGAGCTGCCGGACGCGCTGGCCGATCTCGCCGAGGTCGGCATCCACGCGATGCAGACCTCCGGCAACAACATGCGCAACGTCACCTCGGACCAGTGGGCCGGGGTCGCGCCGGGTGAGATCGAGGATCCGCGGATCTGGTCGGAGATCATCCGCCAGCACACCACGCTGCATCCGGAATTCTCGTTCCTGCCGCGCAAGTTCAAGATCGCGATCACCGCGTCCGAGCACGACCGCGCGGCGATCAAGGTCCACGACATCGGCTTGCGCCTGCACAAGAATGCCGACGGCGAGACCGGCTTCGAGGTGCTGGTCGGCGGCGGTCTCGGCCGCACGCCGTTCATCGCCAAGACCATCAAGCCGTTCGTTTCCGGCCGCGATATCCTGAGCTACATCGAGGCGATCCTGCGGGTCTACAACCAGTACGGCCGCCGCGACAACATCTACAAGGCGCGGATCAAGATCCTGGTGCACGAGCTCGGCATCGAGAAATTCGCCAAGGAAGTCGACGAGGAATGGAAGGCGATGGGCGATGTCGGGCTGACGCTCGACCACGCCGCCATCGAGGAGGTCCGCTCGCGCTTCTCCTATCCGGCTTACGAAAAGCTGCCGCACATGCCGGACGAGCTGAAGCAGGCCGCGAATGATCCGCTGTTCGAGCGCTGGCGCAAGAACTCGGTATTTCCGCACAAGGTGCAGGGCTATTCGATCGTGGTGCTGTCGCTGAAGCCGGTCGGCGGCCCTCCGGGCGATGCCACCGCCGAGCAGATGGATGCGGTCGCCGACCTCGCCGACAAATATTCGTTCGGAGAGATCCGCGTCGGCCACGAGCAGAACCTGGCGCTGCCGCATGTCGCCAAGCGCGACCTGCCGGCGCTGTTCAAGGCGCTCGACCGGCTTGGGCTCGCGACGCCGAACGTCAATCTGGTGACCGACATCATCGCCTGCCCGGGGCTGGATTACTGCTCGCTGGCCAATGCGCGCTCGATCCCGATCGCGCAGGAGCTGACGCGGCGTTTCGCCAACCACGACACCGCCGACCTGATCGGCCGGCTGCACATCAATATCTCCGGCTGCATCAATGCCTGCGGCCATCACCATGTCGGCCACATCGGCATTCTCGGCGTCGAGAAGAATGGTGAGGAATTCTACCAGATCACGATCGGCGGCCGCGCCGACGAGAACGCGCAGTTGGGTACCTTGATTGGCCCGGCCGTTCCCTATGCGGAAGTCGCCGACGTGATCGAAGACATTGTCGAAGCCTATCTCGCGCTGCGCGACCGTCCCGAGGAATTGTTCGTCGACACGGTGAAGCGTCTGGGTGTCGAGCCGATCAGGGAGCGCGTCTATGCCACTCGTTAA
- a CDS encoding DUF934 domain-containing protein encodes MPLVKQGRITTDPFVRVADGAELPGDGAVLVTAERFLADPEALLRRSGKLGVIWPNNRSLEDLVPHLDRLASVALVFPTFRDGRAYSQARLLRERHGYDRELRAIGQILRDQFVFMTRAGFDAFEVKKDADADAFAATMKRYSVFYQPTGDGRVTALNRRMQLRHSESASQ; translated from the coding sequence ATGCCACTCGTTAAGCAGGGAAGAATCACGACCGATCCGTTCGTGCGTGTCGCCGACGGTGCCGAACTGCCGGGTGACGGCGCGGTGCTGGTCACGGCCGAACGCTTTCTCGCCGATCCCGAGGCGCTGCTGCGCCGTTCCGGCAAGCTCGGGGTGATCTGGCCGAACAACCGCAGTCTCGAGGATCTCGTGCCGCATCTCGATCGTCTCGCTTCGGTCGCGTTGGTGTTTCCGACCTTCCGCGACGGCCGCGCCTACAGCCAGGCGCGCCTGCTGCGCGAACGTCATGGCTATGACCGCGAGCTGCGCGCCATCGGGCAGATTCTACGCGACCAGTTCGTGTTCATGACACGTGCCGGCTTCGACGCCTTCGAGGTCAAGAAAGATGCCGATGCCGATGCGTTCGCCGCGACCATGAAGCGCTATTCGGTGTTCTACCAGCCGACCGGCGACGGCCGCGTCACCGCACTCAATCGCCGCATGCAGCTGCGTCACTCGGAGAGC